The Chitinophaga flava genome has a segment encoding these proteins:
- a CDS encoding TonB-dependent receptor has protein sequence MKLTTLLLLACFLQVSAALKGQGTITLKLKKTEIAQVLSSIEQQGNYRFLYNNALTEIRRKVNVDVTNSGLDAVMNTVFAGTSLRYKLIENNLVVIMSQEIKVTGKVTSKNDGSTIPGATVSLKGTTKGTVTGPDGHYSLTVPDNGTLVVSFIGYTSQEIAINNRQTIDVALEEAISQVQQVVVVGYGVQRKVDITGSITQVKGDEVSKQPVANAMSGLQGKVAGVQIVNDGKPGAAPTIRIRGTGSVYGDSGPLYVVDGVWYNDISFLNPADIENMSILKDASSEAIYGIRAANGVILITTRKGKAGKATVNYNGFVGMQKATNKVKMANAKEYATIINELSAINNNSLRLNPNDYGQGTDWFKEEMRNALVTNHQISVSGGSEKSTYNFSLGYLKQDGLVKTNDFSRVTARLQNDFQVFDPLKIGYTVTATAYNTNDIPDFYLGQLYTSAPVLSVRNPDGSYGDPDKLNLGTGAGKNPQASLDFYNQTTKRKMVTGSVYADLRFAKHFVFHSSVGGEYGDSLIRNYAPQYKATTNQFNNVSKLTRTNSNRQSWIVENTLTYDNKFGDHNLRVLAGQSAQQYKFYKLIATADNVPNSSEGDMYLRLGNTDGRSITDEGDLYTVASYFGRLNYSYKDKYLLTASMRADGSSKFFGDNRWGYFPSVGLGWVISEEPFLKNTKIFDNLKLRGSWGKIGNASVPNFLAVQRVTQDPFMTAIFGGIVNTGASINTIVPPQLFWERAVGTDIAIEASVLQNRLFVEAGFYNRKTQQAIFDVPFPSSVGTQSSTITANQADFQNRGWEFAANWKDDLKNGFSYSVGANMSINNNKVLSVNTGGNPIYGGGDASTGGALATRTIVGQPIGQYFGYIVDGIFQNQAEVDASAQTKAKPGDFKYRDVNGDGVIDAKDRVPIGNPNPKYTYGINTTFNYKNFDLALEFQGVAGVDVYNANLGLRFGNENFTKEFYDKRWHGEGTSNTYPSANIGGGQNYLPNQFFVENGSYFRIRNIQLGYTLPKTITDRWRMQRLRLYVNAQNAFNFFSYRGFSPEIGGKPISAGIDKSVYPLYATYNFGVNVTF, from the coding sequence ATGAAACTCACCACGTTATTACTGTTGGCGTGTTTTCTCCAGGTATCAGCAGCACTAAAGGGACAAGGGACCATCACCCTTAAGCTGAAAAAAACGGAGATCGCACAAGTGTTGAGTAGTATTGAACAGCAGGGTAACTACCGTTTTCTGTACAATAATGCTCTGACTGAAATCAGAAGAAAAGTAAATGTTGATGTGACCAATTCCGGTCTGGATGCGGTGATGAACACCGTCTTCGCCGGTACTTCCCTCCGGTATAAACTCATCGAAAACAACCTGGTGGTGATCATGTCACAGGAGATCAAAGTAACCGGTAAAGTGACCAGCAAAAATGACGGCAGCACTATTCCGGGCGCCACCGTTAGCTTAAAAGGTACTACCAAAGGCACTGTCACCGGCCCTGACGGACACTACTCCCTCACCGTGCCCGACAACGGCACGCTGGTAGTAAGTTTCATCGGTTACACCTCCCAGGAAATAGCTATTAACAACCGCCAGACCATCGATGTCGCCCTGGAAGAAGCTATCAGCCAGGTACAACAGGTAGTGGTAGTGGGTTACGGCGTACAACGTAAAGTAGACATCACCGGTTCCATTACCCAGGTAAAGGGTGATGAAGTGAGCAAACAACCCGTAGCCAACGCAATGAGCGGCCTGCAGGGCAAAGTAGCCGGCGTACAGATCGTGAACGATGGTAAACCCGGCGCGGCTCCCACTATCCGCATCAGAGGTACAGGCTCTGTTTATGGCGATTCTGGCCCACTGTACGTAGTTGATGGTGTCTGGTATAATGATATCAGTTTCCTCAACCCGGCGGACATTGAAAACATGAGCATCCTGAAAGATGCCTCCAGTGAAGCTATCTACGGTATCCGTGCAGCTAATGGTGTAATACTCATCACTACCAGAAAAGGCAAAGCAGGAAAAGCCACTGTCAACTATAATGGTTTCGTGGGTATGCAGAAAGCTACCAACAAGGTAAAAATGGCCAATGCAAAAGAATATGCCACTATTATCAATGAGCTGAGCGCTATCAACAACAACTCCCTCCGCCTGAATCCTAACGACTATGGCCAGGGTACTGACTGGTTTAAGGAAGAGATGAGAAACGCCCTTGTCACCAATCATCAGATATCTGTAAGCGGTGGTTCAGAAAAATCCACCTATAACTTCTCCCTGGGCTACCTGAAACAGGACGGGCTGGTAAAAACCAATGATTTCTCCCGTGTGACCGCCCGTCTGCAAAATGATTTCCAGGTATTTGACCCGCTGAAAATAGGTTATACTGTCACCGCTACTGCCTATAATACAAACGACATCCCGGACTTTTATCTGGGCCAGCTATATACTTCAGCTCCCGTACTTTCTGTGCGGAATCCTGACGGGTCTTATGGTGATCCTGACAAACTGAACCTTGGTACCGGCGCGGGTAAAAACCCTCAGGCCAGCCTGGACTTCTATAACCAAACCACCAAACGCAAAATGGTGACTGGTAGTGTTTATGCAGACCTTCGTTTTGCGAAACACTTTGTTTTCCACAGCAGCGTTGGCGGTGAATACGGAGACAGTCTTATCCGGAACTATGCGCCTCAATACAAGGCCACTACCAACCAGTTCAACAATGTCAGCAAACTGACACGCACCAATTCCAACCGTCAGAGCTGGATCGTGGAAAATACGCTCACCTATGACAATAAATTTGGTGATCATAATCTGCGTGTACTGGCCGGCCAGTCAGCCCAGCAATACAAATTCTACAAGCTGATTGCGACCGCAGACAATGTGCCCAACAGCAGCGAAGGTGATATGTACCTCCGCCTGGGTAACACCGATGGCCGCTCTATCACTGATGAAGGCGATCTGTACACCGTAGCTTCCTATTTCGGACGCCTCAACTATTCATATAAGGATAAGTACCTGTTGACCGCCTCCATGCGTGCCGACGGTTCTTCCAAATTCTTTGGTGACAACCGCTGGGGATACTTCCCCTCTGTAGGTTTGGGCTGGGTTATCAGTGAAGAGCCCTTTCTGAAAAACACCAAAATATTCGATAACCTGAAACTGCGTGGCAGCTGGGGTAAAATCGGTAATGCTTCCGTTCCTAACTTCCTGGCCGTGCAGCGGGTTACACAAGATCCATTCATGACAGCGATATTCGGCGGCATCGTCAATACAGGCGCCAGCATCAACACTATCGTTCCGCCACAGCTTTTCTGGGAACGTGCAGTAGGAACAGATATCGCCATAGAAGCCAGCGTACTGCAAAACAGACTGTTTGTAGAAGCCGGTTTTTATAATCGTAAAACACAACAGGCCATTTTTGACGTGCCTTTCCCCAGCTCTGTAGGTACACAATCAAGCACCATCACCGCCAACCAGGCCGACTTTCAGAACCGCGGCTGGGAATTTGCCGCCAACTGGAAAGATGATCTGAAAAATGGCTTCAGTTATTCAGTAGGAGCCAACATGAGCATCAACAACAACAAAGTATTGTCTGTAAATACCGGTGGTAACCCCATCTATGGTGGTGGTGACGCCTCTACCGGTGGTGCACTGGCTACCCGCACTATTGTTGGACAGCCAATCGGTCAGTACTTCGGTTATATTGTTGATGGTATCTTCCAGAACCAGGCAGAAGTAGATGCCTCTGCCCAAACCAAAGCCAAACCCGGCGACTTCAAATACCGCGACGTGAATGGTGACGGTGTCATAGATGCGAAAGACAGAGTACCTATCGGAAACCCCAATCCCAAATACACTTATGGTATCAACACTACTTTCAACTATAAAAACTTCGACCTGGCACTGGAATTCCAGGGTGTTGCCGGTGTAGACGTGTACAACGCCAACCTGGGACTGCGCTTTGGCAACGAGAACTTCACCAAGGAGTTTTATGACAAACGCTGGCATGGTGAAGGCACCTCCAACACCTATCCCTCTGCCAATATTGGCGGCGGCCAGAACTATCTGCCTAACCAGTTCTTTGTGGAAAATGGTAGCTACTTCCGGATCAGAAACATACAGCTGGGTTATACCCTGCCTAAAACCATCACCGACCGCTGGAGAATGCAACGTCTGCGCCTATACGTAAATGCACAGAATGCCTTTAACTTCTTCAGCTACCGTGGTTTCTCACCGGAAATCGGTGGTAAGCCCATCAGTGCTGGTATTGACAAAAGCGTATATCCGTTGTATGCTACTTACAACTTTGGTGTAAATGTGACCTTCTAA
- a CDS encoding RNA polymerase sigma-70 factor: MLPANNIPELQRRISLYDDETAYKELFLHFYEPLVQFANSFVHSGQIAEEVVSDVFINIWEGRQRLEQIDNLRVYLYVSTKNIALKYLMRQQKKAALSLDEITPDMESPHYNPEEQLISAELLARFEQAVSELPPRCKLIFKLIKEDGLRYKEIAEILNISIKTIDNQLAIALARIARAINTSFKKTQRLQP; this comes from the coding sequence ATGCTCCCTGCCAACAACATACCGGAACTGCAGCGCCGTATTAGTCTATATGACGATGAAACCGCTTATAAGGAGCTGTTTCTGCATTTCTATGAGCCACTGGTACAGTTTGCCAATTCTTTTGTCCACTCCGGACAAATAGCAGAAGAGGTAGTATCCGATGTGTTTATCAATATATGGGAAGGCCGTCAGCGGCTCGAACAGATAGACAATCTGCGTGTATACCTTTACGTCAGCACTAAAAATATTGCGCTCAAATACCTGATGCGGCAGCAGAAAAAAGCAGCGCTGTCACTCGATGAGATCACACCGGATATGGAGAGCCCACACTACAATCCGGAAGAACAGCTGATCAGCGCCGAACTACTGGCCCGCTTTGAACAAGCGGTGAGCGAACTCCCTCCCCGCTGTAAACTCATCTTCAAACTCATCAAGGAAGATGGTCTCCGTTACAAGGAGATCGCTGAAATCCTTAATATCTCCATCAAAACCATCGACAACCAACTGGCCATAGCCCTGGCCAGGATAGCCCGCGCCATCAATACTTCCTTCAAAAAAACACAGCGGCTGCAGCCCTGA
- a CDS encoding FecR family protein, translating to MNTRRIWELMARKLANEATAAELQELASLLRENPDLELPAGLVDELWQKTTAASHEEQAADAHIRHISRMQAQGISIGTIPATSLTPVRSYRRYLWAAAATTGIVLALGTWWWSSSSTIPTVQSEVATKNGSRTSIQLADGTHVWLNAGSKLTYSKDFGKTDRSVTLSGEAFFDVAKQANHPFIIHTANMDIRVLGTRFNIRSYPGDKTTEAALISGSIEAFVKDKAARIILKPSEKIVVLNRTPAARPAGTATTTDSGAITLSHVSYYAAQTTAITETSWMENKLVFKDASFAELAQQMERFYGITIQFRNEQQQQLRFTGVFALETVQQALNALQMTASFHYEIQHDTIIIY from the coding sequence ATGAATACCAGACGTATTTGGGAACTGATGGCAAGGAAACTGGCCAACGAAGCTACTGCAGCAGAACTGCAGGAGCTGGCGTCGTTACTCAGGGAAAACCCTGATCTGGAGCTGCCTGCCGGTCTGGTAGATGAACTGTGGCAAAAAACTACTGCCGCCAGCCATGAGGAACAGGCCGCAGATGCACATATCCGGCATATCAGCCGTATGCAAGCCCAGGGCATCTCTATTGGAACTATCCCTGCAACATCGCTTACGCCTGTACGTAGCTACCGCCGTTACCTGTGGGCCGCCGCAGCCACTACGGGCATCGTATTAGCCCTCGGCACCTGGTGGTGGTCTTCTTCCAGCACCATACCCACTGTACAAAGTGAAGTGGCCACTAAAAATGGTTCCCGCACTTCCATACAACTGGCCGACGGCACCCACGTATGGTTGAATGCCGGCAGCAAACTTACGTACAGCAAGGATTTCGGAAAAACCGACCGCAGTGTGACCCTCTCCGGTGAAGCATTCTTTGATGTCGCCAAACAGGCAAATCATCCTTTTATCATTCACACCGCCAACATGGATATCCGTGTATTGGGCACCCGGTTCAACATCCGGTCCTATCCGGGCGACAAAACCACCGAAGCCGCATTGATATCCGGCAGCATAGAAGCTTTCGTCAAAGACAAGGCTGCCCGGATCATTCTTAAACCCAGTGAAAAAATCGTGGTACTGAACAGGACACCTGCAGCACGTCCGGCAGGAACAGCCACTACTACAGATTCCGGTGCGATAACGCTCAGTCATGTGTCTTACTATGCAGCACAAACTACCGCCATCACGGAAACATCGTGGATGGAAAACAAACTGGTATTTAAAGATGCGTCTTTTGCCGAACTGGCACAGCAGATGGAACGGTTTTACGGGATAACCATCCAGTTCAGGAATGAGCAGCAGCAACAGCTCCGGTTTACCGGTGTATTTGCGCTCGAAACAGTCCAGCAGGCCTTAAATGCGCTACAGATGACAGCCAGCTTTCACTACGAGATACAGCACGATACAATCATTATCTACTAA